AACGACACCGGCTGGGTGGGGCTGGCGGCGCTGGTCGTGCTGCTCGGCATGGTGCTGATGAAGGTGCCGGCGGCGATCGGCGCGATGCTCGACAAGCGGATCGGCGAGATCCGCCGCCAGCTGGACGAGGCCGCACAGCTGCGTCGCGAGGCCGAGGCGCTGCGCGACGAGTATCTGGCGAAGGCGCGTTCGGCCGAGGCCGATGCGGCGGCGATGCGCGAGAATGCGCATCACGAGGCAGCCGCTATCGTCACCAAGGCGAAGGCGGACACGCAGACGCTGATGGATCGCCGCGCGAAGATGGCGGAGGACAAGATCGCCGCTGCCGAGCGCGCCGCGATCGCCGAGGTCCGCGTCCGCACGGCCGAGGCGGCCGCAGCCGCGGCGGCGGCGCTGATCGCGGAGCGTCACGATGCCGACAGCGACCGGGCATTGGTC
The sequence above is drawn from the Sphingomonas adhaesiva genome and encodes:
- a CDS encoding F0F1 ATP synthase subunit B family protein, with the protein product MANPGMTATAADAQVAQNLADATTAQPLEPRDVANGSGLTGEVHEGAAPHAAPSALGFNDTGWVGLAALVVLLGMVLMKVPAAIGAMLDKRIGEIRRQLDEAAQLRREAEALRDEYLAKARSAEADAAAMRENAHHEAAAIVTKAKADTQTLMDRRAKMAEDKIAAAERAAIAEVRVRTAEAAAAAAAALIAERHDADSDRALVDRAIAGVGRLN